One genomic segment of uncultured Ilyobacter sp. includes these proteins:
- a CDS encoding Rrf2 family transcriptional regulator, with the protein MIGTNRGHYGLVALIYMAGNIEKKVSVKEVAEKENISKRYLEQIFSVLKKGGILTSVKGSQGGYLLSRSPKEITVGDVLRTLEDIEIAVQKKYRLEEISYTIQKEVWDSIEASINKIIDTTSIEDLKNKHSENSANIYYI; encoded by the coding sequence ATGATCGGGACAAATAGAGGACATTATGGCTTGGTAGCCTTGATTTACATGGCAGGAAATATAGAAAAAAAAGTGAGTGTAAAAGAGGTGGCAGAAAAAGAAAATATATCTAAGAGATATTTGGAGCAGATTTTTTCAGTTCTGAAAAAAGGTGGAATACTAACAAGTGTAAAGGGGTCTCAAGGTGGTTACCTTCTTTCTAGAAGTCCTAAAGAGATAACTGTTGGAGATGTTCTTAGAACATTAGAGGACATCGAGATTGCAGTCCAAAAAAAATATAGGTTAGAGGAGATTAGTTACACCATTCAAAAAGAGGTCTGGGATAGCATAGAGGCAAGCATAAATAAGATAATTGACACAACAAGTATAGAGGACCTCAAGAACAAACACAGTGAAAACAGCGCCAATATTTACTATATTTAA
- a CDS encoding DMT family transporter has translation MSYKTKAITFMILSGFAFGFMGATVKLSGDIPVFEKVFFRNLVSLLVAFYMIKKSKVSIFGKKENQKFLMLRSIMGLLGVFANFYAINHLVLADSTMLNKLSPFFVTIFAFIFLKEKLSKIQLPALILAFLGAILIIKPQFSLEVLPAISGAFSGMCAGAAYTVIRYLKGKEEPATIIFYFSLVSVLGTVPFLLFNFQVPSRYQLFCLLGTGMFAALGQFMITLAYKHAPASEVSIYNYFSVVSSGIIGFLLWGEIPDLKSITGAAIITLVAIVSYFYIKKEESQVLEPSS, from the coding sequence ATGAGTTATAAAACAAAAGCGATCACATTTATGATACTTTCAGGATTCGCATTCGGATTTATGGGAGCAACCGTAAAGCTGTCTGGAGATATACCGGTATTTGAAAAAGTTTTTTTTAGAAACTTGGTAAGTTTGCTGGTTGCATTTTACATGATAAAGAAGTCTAAAGTCAGCATATTTGGAAAAAAAGAAAATCAAAAGTTTTTAATGCTGAGGTCTATAATGGGTCTTTTAGGAGTTTTTGCAAATTTCTATGCTATAAACCATCTTGTATTGGCAGATTCTACTATGTTAAATAAACTTTCACCATTCTTTGTCACAATTTTTGCTTTTATATTTCTGAAAGAAAAGCTCTCGAAGATTCAGTTGCCGGCATTGATTTTGGCCTTTTTAGGGGCTATTCTTATAATCAAACCACAGTTTAGCCTAGAAGTACTTCCTGCTATTTCAGGAGCATTCTCAGGGATGTGTGCAGGAGCCGCCTACACTGTAATAAGATATCTAAAGGGAAAAGAGGAACCGGCAACTATTATATTTTACTTTTCCCTTGTGTCGGTCCTGGGAACTGTTCCGTTTTTACTTTTTAATTTTCAGGTTCCTTCAAGATATCAGTTATTTTGCCTTTTGGGAACAGGAATGTTTGCAGCCTTGGGACAGTTTATGATAACCCTGGCTTACAAACACGCCCCTGCATCAGAAGTTTCAATCTACAATTATTTTAGCGTGGTCTCTTCTGGAATTATTGGTTTTCTTTTATGGGGTGAGATCCCTGATTTGAAAAGTATAACAGGTGCTGCAATCATAACTCTTGTGGCAATTGTCTCATATTTTTATATAAAAAAAGAAGAGAGCCAGGTCCTAGAGCCCTCTTCCTAG
- a CDS encoding cold-shock protein, producing MVNGTVKWFNQEKGFGFITSEDGTDVFVHFSQINKPGFKTLEEGERVSFEITQGQKGPQASNVTAQ from the coding sequence ATGGTAAACGGAACAGTTAAATGGTTTAATCAAGAGAAAGGATTTGGATTCATCACTTCTGAGGATGGAACAGATGTATTCGTACACTTCTCTCAAATCAACAAGCCTGGATTCAAGACATTAGAAGAGGGAGAAAGAGTATCTTTCGAAATCACTCAAGGTCAAAAAGGACCACAAGCTTCTAACGTTACTGCTCAATAA
- a CDS encoding DUF554 domain-containing protein, with product MIGTLINTGTIVVGSIIGSMAQKNIEGRYQERMLQGVGLVALSLGMTWIVKNLTKSIYPLLFVTSMIAGAFIGEWLDIDKRVNNLSGKYRGSGEKSLIEGLVTAVLLFCIGTLSILGPIESSLNNDNTLLFTNAILDGFTSMILASTFGIGIILSGAILFVWQGSIYLSASLLAPYATPEIMGEISIIGGILILSTGMNILKITKIKTLNLLPALLIPVLYFIPAVNEVINRVVHLLIIK from the coding sequence ATGATAGGAACGTTGATAAATACCGGGACAATAGTGGTAGGGAGTATAATCGGCTCCATGGCTCAAAAAAATATAGAGGGGCGTTATCAGGAAAGAATGCTACAGGGAGTAGGCCTTGTAGCACTATCCCTAGGTATGACTTGGATTGTAAAAAATCTGACTAAGAGTATCTACCCGCTTCTTTTTGTCACAAGCATGATTGCAGGGGCTTTTATAGGAGAGTGGCTGGATATCGACAAAAGAGTGAATAACTTAAGTGGTAAATATAGGGGCTCTGGAGAAAAATCCCTGATAGAAGGACTCGTTACGGCAGTTTTACTTTTTTGCATAGGAACACTTTCTATTCTTGGACCTATAGAAAGCTCTCTTAATAACGATAATACACTTCTTTTTACAAATGCTATCTTAGACGGGTTTACCTCTATGATACTGGCTTCAACTTTTGGAATCGGAATAATCTTGTCAGGAGCTATACTTTTTGTTTGGCAGGGAAGTATCTATCTCAGTGCTAGCCTTTTGGCCCCGTACGCCACTCCTGAAATAATGGGCGAAATATCAATTATCGGAGGTATCCTCATTCTTAGCACAGGAATGAATATCTTAAAAATTACTAAAATAAAAACACTGAATCTTCTTCCGGCTCTTTTGATTCCAGTATTATACTTTATTCCTGCAGTAAATGAAGTTATCAATAGAGTAGTTCATTTGTTAATTATAAAATAA
- a CDS encoding cyclic nucleotide-binding domain-containing protein: protein MNEDKKLEILQMIDKISIFGGLSNEQAEKILDQSNYLVVSSNENVMLQGMSPKSIYVIIKGKVEVYEESNNKIYPMMYMGVGECFGEVEILGIFPNMASVKTVEETEFIEIPKNQLHKFCHKDMRIFNILILNMAREACRRLAKSDRALMEYMGK from the coding sequence ATGAATGAAGATAAAAAGTTAGAGATACTTCAGATGATCGATAAGATTTCAATTTTTGGTGGATTAAGTAATGAGCAAGCGGAGAAAATACTTGATCAGTCTAACTACCTGGTAGTTTCTAGTAATGAAAATGTTATGCTTCAGGGAATGTCTCCAAAAAGTATATACGTTATAATAAAGGGGAAAGTTGAGGTTTATGAGGAGTCTAACAATAAAATCTATCCTATGATGTATATGGGTGTCGGAGAATGTTTTGGTGAAGTTGAAATACTTGGAATTTTTCCAAATATGGCTTCTGTAAAAACAGTTGAAGAGACTGAGTTTATTGAAATACCAAAAAATCAGCTGCACAAATTTTGTCACAAAGACATGAGGATATTTAACATTCTTATACTGAATATGGCAAGAGAGGCTTGCAGGAGGCTTGCTAAGTCTGACAGGGCTTTAATGGAATACATGGGAAAATAG
- a CDS encoding restriction endonuclease has product MDYKNLKIGDKIGNKDIASLFQCTNQGGIRKSNKTKTIILIAKFTECLYKHKKENDIVYFTGMGKIGNQELKRQNKAVAEAKENDFYLHLFEMYEEGVYTYCGEVELIGVPSIEEQRDDNGKIRDVFIFPLKYIEKVV; this is encoded by the coding sequence ATGGATTATAAAAACTTAAAAATAGGCGATAAGATCGGAAACAAGGATATAGCTTCACTTTTTCAATGCACAAATCAAGGGGGAATAAGAAAAAGTAATAAAACTAAAACTATAATCCTCATAGCTAAATTTACAGAATGTCTGTACAAACACAAAAAAGAAAATGACATCGTTTATTTTACTGGAATGGGTAAAATAGGAAATCAAGAACTCAAAAGGCAGAATAAAGCCGTTGCAGAAGCTAAAGAAAATGATTTCTATCTTCATCTATTTGAAATGTATGAAGAGGGAGTTTATACCTATTGCGGAGAGGTGGAACTGATTGGTGTGCCTTCTATAGAGGAACAACGAGATGACAATGGTAAAATCCGTGACGTCTTTATATTTCCTTTAAAATACATTGAGAAGGTGGTCTAG
- a CDS encoding phospholipase, with protein sequence MHLKIKIPISKVEVKDVEDHKIKVRSMNVQGAERTFAYYIPSGLKQNCPIIMACHGAYWNHEVMRRATGFDFERLADEFGFIIVYPDSFSSYWFDGRISFSHPAKNMDLDEGEFLKRIVHYMVTVYGASRKDIFFNGFSNGGMLGFRLAAEKQPMFRGMALCCSPLPHENFLNFQLENSNAPILLINCRGDRVVPFYGGNLNSSGKSNGVVYSCYDTFCKIAGISEIPPGKDFGEYILYKDRKNILIEVKEGGHTIPHPKTSWPPILGKVADFNSTEMIWKYFKKIIDGEI encoded by the coding sequence GTGCATCTAAAAATAAAAATTCCTATTTCAAAAGTTGAAGTAAAAGATGTGGAAGATCATAAAATTAAAGTGAGAAGTATGAACGTCCAAGGTGCCGAACGTACATTTGCCTATTATATCCCATCTGGTCTAAAACAAAACTGTCCAATAATAATGGCCTGCCACGGAGCTTATTGGAATCATGAAGTTATGAGAAGAGCTACCGGATTTGATTTTGAAAGGCTTGCAGACGAATTTGGTTTTATTATAGTGTATCCTGATTCATTCAGTTCCTACTGGTTTGATGGGAGGATATCCTTTTCCCATCCCGCTAAAAACATGGATCTAGACGAGGGTGAATTTCTAAAAAGAATAGTTCACTATATGGTAACTGTTTATGGGGCAAGTAGAAAGGATATTTTTTTCAACGGATTTTCAAATGGTGGGATGCTTGGGTTTCGATTGGCTGCAGAAAAGCAACCTATGTTCAGGGGAATGGCTCTCTGTTGCTCGCCTCTTCCTCATGAAAATTTTCTGAATTTTCAGCTGGAAAATTCAAACGCCCCTATACTTCTAATTAACTGTCGTGGAGACAGGGTTGTTCCATTTTACGGTGGAAACCTAAATTCATCTGGTAAAAGTAACGGAGTCGTCTACTCCTGCTATGATACATTCTGCAAAATAGCAGGAATTTCTGAAATTCCACCTGGAAAAGATTTTGGGGAGTATATCCTCTATAAAGATAGAAAGAATATTCTTATAGAGGTGAAAGAAGGTGGGCACACCATCCCACATCCCAAAACAAGCTGGCCTCCTATTTTAGGAAAGGTAGCCGACTTCAACTCTACCGAGATGATATGGAAATATTTTAAAAAGATTATAGATGGAGAAATTTAG
- a CDS encoding site-specific integrase, whose amino-acid sequence MELELQIRQLEEELDKNRSNIVIYTLLEDKIKQLTEELKKSRRKKKRTVNRDIKYLRYEEFKHLIKTIEDTGDYFWMRDKLLFLIAFECGLRASEVGSIKKEDFFSDKREVFCRRLKGSRNNTIKLTQETSILLENFIERFPNDSPYIFLSRKKSPITKFTLNKICKKYFKSASLPMEKAHFHTIKHTSGVHMAEEGLDIKEVQYILGHRNVDNTMIYFDFTTKQQESLYSKLGR is encoded by the coding sequence ATGGAGTTGGAACTACAGATCAGACAGCTTGAAGAGGAACTAGATAAGAATCGCAGCAATATCGTAATCTATACCCTTTTAGAAGACAAAATAAAACAGCTAACAGAGGAACTAAAAAAAAGCAGGAGAAAAAAAAAGAGAACTGTTAACAGGGATATTAAATATCTTCGTTATGAAGAGTTTAAGCATCTCATAAAAACTATAGAGGACACCGGAGATTATTTTTGGATGAGGGACAAACTTCTGTTTTTGATAGCCTTTGAATGTGGCCTTCGTGCTTCTGAAGTGGGAAGTATAAAAAAGGAGGATTTTTTTAGTGACAAGAGGGAGGTGTTTTGCAGGAGGCTAAAAGGGAGCCGAAACAATACTATAAAGCTTACCCAGGAAACCTCTATACTTTTAGAAAACTTCATTGAAAGATTTCCAAACGACTCACCTTATATCTTCCTCAGCAGAAAAAAATCTCCCATAACTAAATTTACATTAAATAAAATATGTAAAAAATATTTCAAATCAGCCTCCCTCCCGATGGAAAAGGCACATTTTCACACGATAAAACATACTTCAGGGGTTCATATGGCCGAAGAAGGGTTAGATATAAAAGAGGTTCAATATATCCTTGGTCATAGAAATGTTGATAATACAATGATCTATTTTGACTTCACAACAAAACAGCAGGAGTCACTCTACAGTAAATTAGGAAGATGA
- a CDS encoding alpha/beta hydrolase — MSSYRVVLLHGYNKTEKDMHTLGEYLAELDYKVEYLNLPLLFQEIEHSISHLKEFLFGLQRSGVNKREEIILIGHSTGGLVIRGALSDKRIRKIVDKVVLVACPNMGCRLADLAKKYFPFMSKIFKTLKSLESENMEKLSIYKGRGIDIAAIAGSESNLFLGKFLNDKNDGRIEVDEVMMGGLKDFLILPLGHKEIHKRIGTATYINNFIKRSSFYVD, encoded by the coding sequence ATGAGTAGTTACAGAGTCGTTCTGCTACATGGATATAATAAAACTGAAAAAGATATGCATACTCTTGGAGAATATCTGGCTGAGCTGGATTATAAGGTGGAATATCTAAATCTACCCCTCCTTTTTCAGGAAATAGAGCATTCCATATCACACCTCAAGGAGTTTTTATTTGGACTTCAGAGGAGCGGTGTGAATAAAAGGGAAGAGATAATACTAATAGGACACAGTACAGGCGGTCTTGTCATAAGAGGGGCTCTCAGCGACAAGAGGATAAGAAAAATTGTGGACAAGGTAGTTCTTGTTGCGTGTCCTAATATGGGGTGCAGACTGGCCGACTTGGCAAAAAAATATTTTCCATTTATGAGTAAGATATTTAAAACATTAAAATCACTAGAAAGTGAAAATATGGAAAAGCTTAGTATTTATAAGGGTCGAGGGATAGATATTGCAGCTATTGCCGGAAGTGAATCCAATCTTTTTTTAGGAAAGTTTTTAAACGATAAAAATGATGGGCGTATAGAGGTCGATGAAGTAATGATGGGAGGATTAAAAGATTTTCTGATTCTTCCACTAGGGCATAAAGAGATTCATAAAAGGATAGGAACAGCCACCTATATAAACAACTTCATAAAAAGAAGTAGTTTTTATGTAGACTAA
- a CDS encoding TetR/AcrR family transcriptional regulator, with amino-acid sequence MQVKKPEVKEKIYSAAFEEFYEKGFKKTTMGSISQNSGVPVGNIYRYYINKEALFREVVEEVSTQLFNLFLNTSKIQHGSIDDSLRDEVLKFVEKLLELSFENKKTIHILFEKSHGSKFENFKKKLETQFIDRAISNAKLSLNNSELNQEDIEMVKVSAKVFLEGLETIMINYSDNEELKRSLMFRFADFFITDASSRFKIDK; translated from the coding sequence ATGCAGGTCAAGAAGCCAGAAGTCAAAGAAAAAATATACAGTGCAGCCTTTGAGGAATTTTATGAAAAGGGCTTTAAAAAGACCACAATGGGGAGTATTTCACAAAATTCAGGAGTCCCAGTTGGAAACATATATCGTTACTATATTAATAAAGAGGCCCTGTTCAGAGAGGTCGTTGAAGAAGTCTCCACGCAGCTCTTTAACCTTTTTTTAAACACATCAAAGATACAGCATGGGTCAATAGACGATAGCCTGAGAGATGAAGTATTAAAATTTGTAGAAAAACTTCTGGAATTGTCATTTGAGAATAAAAAAACAATTCACATTCTATTTGAAAAAAGTCACGGATCAAAATTTGAAAATTTTAAAAAAAAATTGGAGACGCAATTTATAGATAGGGCTATTTCAAATGCAAAACTGAGTCTAAACAATTCCGAATTAAACCAAGAGGATATAGAGATGGTTAAGGTTTCAGCGAAAGTTTTTTTAGAAGGATTAGAAACTATAATGATAAATTATTCTGATAATGAAGAGTTGAAAAGGAGTCTCATGTTTAGATTTGCAGATTTTTTTATAACAGATGCAAGTTCTAGATTTAAAATTGATAAATAA
- a CDS encoding Bax inhibitor-1/YccA family protein: protein MDERMQNRGYLSTEEIDQLVTRKIAGVFGWMVLGLFVTLAASIFTLTNPALLNMAYKYMFAFIIGELALVFIMSMRVYHMSTAKSRALFLLYSALNGITLSLIAIVYTGVSILYTFAGALLIFLIMAIYGYTTKEDLSKFGNLLKVGLIALIIVSVVNIFLKSIALYWIISYMGVLIFIGLIGYDVNRIKNNIMVAASQDIAVVDKVSIIGALALYLDFINLFLYLLRIFGKKR, encoded by the coding sequence ATGGATGAAAGAATGCAAAACAGAGGGTACCTTTCTACCGAAGAGATTGATCAGCTGGTAACAAGAAAAATAGCAGGTGTTTTTGGTTGGATGGTTTTAGGATTATTTGTTACTCTGGCAGCTTCAATTTTTACACTTACTAATCCAGCTCTCTTAAATATGGCATATAAATATATGTTTGCCTTTATTATCGGTGAACTTGCTCTTGTGTTTATAATGTCTATGAGAGTATATCATATGAGTACTGCCAAAAGCAGGGCACTGTTTCTTTTGTACTCGGCATTGAACGGGATAACTCTCTCCCTCATAGCAATTGTTTACACAGGGGTCTCCATACTCTATACATTTGCTGGTGCTCTCCTGATATTTTTGATAATGGCAATCTACGGATACACCACAAAGGAGGACCTAAGCAAGTTTGGTAATCTTCTGAAGGTAGGACTCATAGCACTTATTATCGTCTCAGTTGTAAACATATTTTTGAAGTCTATAGCATTGTACTGGATAATATCATACATGGGAGTACTTATTTTCATAGGCCTCATAGGGTATGATGTGAACCGTATAAAAAACAATATTATGGTAGCCGCCTCACAAGATATTGCTGTTGTGGATAAAGTTTCGATCATAGGGGCTCTAGCACTTTATCTAGACTTTATCAACTTGTTCCTGTATCTACTCAGAATATTCGGCAAAAAAAGATAG
- a CDS encoding prenyltransferase: MVKISSWIKASRLPSQSYIFFPLLLGQGFYYNISGNFSLIFFVFIQMFGLFIQLYIVYANDYADYEIDKTNDTFNIFSGGSRVLVEKLISRREMKNGIIVVIALNIILGIILTLWFGRVMSLPIIGTSFLLLWGYSYPPIRLSYRGGGEVLQTIGVAVVLPLFGYYVQGGTFQGFPWIFLLFFFPIQLGCAMSTSLPDYPSDRAGNKKTSTVIFGFENTKRYIIVINFISLFVFYFVAWSALESLKSYSVLAIPMVCNLFLVYLKDKSKISSSYLDKFVATNIFIVISLTAGNAALLFF, translated from the coding sequence ATGGTTAAAATAAGTTCTTGGATAAAAGCTTCGAGACTTCCCTCACAGAGCTACATATTTTTTCCTCTGCTTTTGGGTCAGGGATTTTATTACAATATTAGTGGTAATTTCAGCCTCATCTTTTTTGTATTTATACAGATGTTTGGACTCTTTATACAGCTTTATATAGTATATGCAAATGACTATGCAGATTATGAAATAGATAAAACTAATGATACTTTCAATATCTTTTCAGGGGGGTCGAGGGTATTGGTAGAAAAACTAATATCTAGAAGGGAGATGAAAAACGGAATAATAGTTGTGATCGCATTAAATATTATATTAGGGATAATTTTAACCCTCTGGTTTGGCAGAGTTATGAGTCTTCCCATTATAGGCACATCTTTTCTTCTTCTGTGGGGATATAGTTATCCCCCTATACGTCTCTCCTACAGAGGGGGAGGGGAGGTACTGCAGACTATTGGTGTCGCTGTTGTTCTCCCGTTGTTTGGATATTATGTACAAGGGGGTACCTTTCAGGGGTTTCCCTGGATTTTTCTCCTGTTTTTTTTCCCAATACAACTTGGCTGTGCTATGTCCACAAGCCTGCCGGACTATCCCTCAGACAGAGCCGGAAACAAGAAAACATCCACTGTGATATTTGGATTTGAGAATACCAAAAGATACATTATAGTTATAAATTTTATAAGCCTCTTTGTTTTTTATTTTGTTGCGTGGTCTGCATTAGAGTCTCTGAAATCCTATAGTGTACTGGCTATTCCCATGGTATGCAATCTCTTTTTGGTATATTTGAAAGATAAATCAAAGATTTCATCTTCGTATCTAGATAAATTTGTTGCCACAAATATTTTTATAGTCATAAGCCTAACTGCTGGAAATGCGGCACTTTTGTTCTTCTAA